The sequence GCTCCCGGTCCGGCGCCGGGATCGGCGGAGCGGCCGCCGGGCGGACGGTCACCGCCCCTGGCAGGTCGTCGCCCAGCGCCCAGAGCAGAAAGAACTCGCGTTGCGACTTCACGCCGGCGCGTCGTGCCAGGTAGTCGCGCAGGGCGCCTTCCGGCAACAGGTTCGAGAAATAGGGGAGAAGGCGTGGACGTGTGGGCGGATGGTCGGTAAGCAGGCCGCCCAAATCGTCCTTAAAGGCAAGGCTCAACGTGTTGCGCCCGGGATCCTCGATGTAGTCGCGGCTGAACGCGAAAGCCACCCGGTCGTCACTGAGGCGTGTCAGGGTACCGATCGGCTCGCCGTGGAGCCGGACCTCCAGCAGATCAACGTCGGCCACGGGCGGCGTCCTCGTCGTCATCCAGACGATAGGCTGGCCTCGGCCGCGACCGTGCCGAAGGCCGACCGTCAGCTGATCGGTGCGACCGGATGATGTCGCGGACGGCCGGCGCCAGTGGGCGCGGAACCAACATCATCTCCAGGTCGAGGACGCGGGCCAGTTCGATCAGGTTCGGCAGGCGGACGTCTACCGCGGCGTTCTCAATCCTGGAAATATGCGCCTGCGTGAGTCCGCTTCGGGCGCTCAGTTCGCGCTGGCTCATACCCTTGGCGAGCCTGGCGGCCTTGAGTGCCTGCGCCGTTTCCGTCAGCGATCCGGCCATATTCTATGCAGTTTAAAGCATCAATATAGATTTAGATATAGTTTACGTTGTTGCAAGTCAACAAGATGTCGGACCACTAGGGGGCCACGGTTGGGGAATCACAGAACGCCCGACAGGTGTGACGACGTATGCGAACTGTTGCGCGATGGTCCTCTAGCAGAGATCGACTTCGGGCCAGCCAGGGATCAACTGACTAGGGTGCGGACCCTGCGGATCTGCTAACACCTATTCGTAGTCGCTGGCCGCCATCGAGAGACGGGCCACCTCTGTCTCGTTCCGGACCACGACGTGCTGGTTGGCGAAGGCGGGATGGGCCCAGAGGACCGGCCGGTTGTCCCAGCGGCCGGAGGCGCCGCCCTGCGTCTGCATGTTCGGCGTCATCAGCAGGGTGCGGTCGATCTCCTCGTAGCCGCCGGGGGTGAACCGCGCAATCAGCAGCTCACCGGTCTCGTTGATGACCAAGACGCGGTCTTCGTGCTGGACGAGGTAGGAATTCCCCCACCGTTCCAGCGGCGTCATGTCCCAGGTGGACCAGAGGTGCTCGCCGGTCGCCGCGTCGACGCCGCGGAACTCGCCGTAGCCACTGAGGCCGTACATCACGCCATCGACCATCACCGCGGTGCCGAGCGTCGCCCCTTGCGGCGGATGATCGGTCCGATCGGGGTTGGCCCCCTCCCAGAGCGGCCTCGCCGCCGGCCGGTCGGGATTGAGGGCCAGCATCAGGCCGCCGTTCTCGATCTGCGACACCAGCAGGTAGCGTCCGCTCCGGACCGGCGTGCTGATCGTCAAGCCGCTCGGGACCACGAACTCGTACTCCCACCAGGCCTCGCCGGTCGCCGGATCGAGCGAGGCGACCCCGCCGGCGTGCCAGACGATCAACTGCCGGACACCGCCCTCCTCGATGACGATTGGCGACGAGTAACCCGGCTCGTACCTCGCCTCGATGGCACGCCACCGTTCCTCGCCGGTCGCCCGATCGAACGCCACCACCATCGCGTCGGGTTCGCCGCCGAGCTGCGCGATCAGCACGTCCCCCTCGACCAGCGGCGCCTGCGAGACGCCGAAGGCGGGAACCGTCACGTCGTAGTCGACGGTGGTGTCGACCCGCCAGACCAGACCGCCGCTCGCCACGTCGAAGCACGACAGCATGCCGGCCGCGCCCAGGATGTACACGTGGTCGCCATCCACCGTCGGTGTGACCCGCGGCCCGTTCGCGAACTTGATGTGGATGTTCCGGTAGGTGGCGGGCCATTCCGCCTGCCAGAGCTCGGCTCCGGTCTCCTCGTCGAGCACCAGCAGCCGCTCGTGGCCATCCATCGTCCGGCTGCCGGGCGTCTCCTGATAATCGAGAACGAAGACCCGTCCGCCGGCCACCGCCGGACCGGCGAACCCGCCGCGGATCGGGACCCGCCACGTGGCGCGCAGGCCGCCCTCCGGGAAGCGGTCGATGATGCCGGTGTCGCGCCATATGGCGTCGCGGTTGACGCCGCGCCACTGCGGCCAGTCCTCGGCCTGGAGGGCAACCGTGAATCCGGCCGCGGCGGAGCAGAAGGCAGCAATGGCAACAGCAATGAGACGTGTGCGTGCGTTCGGCATGGTGTGGATTGAATCGCGTCAGACGGAAAGCCGGTCGAGCGGTCCGGTCACGTCGATGAAGTCACCCCGCTGGCCGCGGACGAAGCCGAGGCCGACCTGATCGACATCGAGCCCCATCGCGCGCGCGACGCTCACCAGCAGTCGCTGGTGCGGCTGGCCGCACAGGTTCGTCGAACCGCGCGCGATGACCTGCGACGGCACCCGCATCTCGGCGGGAGTCGTGTGCGGCCAGTAGAGGTACCGGCCGGTGGTAAACGCCCACTCGCCGCCGATGAGCACCGGGCAGTAGTGGCGGTAGCCGTGCCAGCCGTCCCCCAGCTCGGAGCCCCAGACAATGAGCGTGTGGTCCATCACGGATCCGCCATCCCCTTCCGGGATCGCCTCGAGCGCGCCGACGAGGCGCGCCACCTGGCGGGCGTGATGCTCCACGTAGTCGGTCATCGCGGCGTACTTCGCCGGATCGTCGTAGATGTAGTGCGCGATTCCCTTGTGCACCTTGTCGCTGATGGCGGCGGCCCCGAACTCGGCGGTAGGCATCTCGCCCAGCGTGAGGGTGGCGACCCGCGTGATGTCGCAACTGAACGCGGCGGCGATGATGTCCGCGAACGCATCGAAGCGGCGATCGTACTGCTCGAAGGCGGCGGCGGGCCGCGACGGGGCCTCGCAGTCAAGCGTGGCGAGCCCTTCGAGCCGCCCGCCGAGGCGCTCCACCAAGCCGAAGTGCGAATCGAGCCGCGCCCGCGCGGCGCCGTGCATGCGTGGGGCGAGGGAGCGGTACTCGCGGTGCGCGAAGTCGAGCGCCATCCGGCGGCGGGCGCCAACCGCGTCGCCCGACGAGGCGGGGCCGAAGACGCGGTCCCACGCCCCGGGTGGCGTGTTCTCCACCGGCAGGCGCATCCCGCCCGGCGTATAGGCGATGGGTCGGCCCGCCTCGAGCGCCGCATCGACGGACAGCTCGAGGGACGGCATCCGGTCGGGCCGCGCGATGTGCGCCGCCACGAGCTGATCGAGCGAGGCCGATGTGGATCGCGTGTCGCGGGCCGCGAAGTTGGCGTTGTTGCCAGTCCAGGCGTGGATCCAGCCCCGGTCATGACGGTTGCCGCCGGTGTCGAGCTCCGCCGTCGCGAGCGAGAGGCCGTCGAGGGCGAGGATCCGGCGGCGGTGCGGGAAGAGCGGCGCCAGCGGCTGGCTGAACGCCGACACGTCGAGCCGGGTCAGGTCGAGTTCCCACGGCGCCGTCTCGGAGACACCGTCGGCGCGCATGCGCCACGTCTCGTACGGCCAGCCATGGCAGTGGCTGACAAGGACCAGCCGGCGCGGCGGCGCCTCCTGCGCGGCCCACGCCGGGAGCGCACCGCCCGGTAGCGTCGCCCCGAGAGCGCCGAAACCGCCGATCCGGAGCGCCTGCCGCCTCGTAATCATGGATGGTCCTCCGGGCCGCCGCCCGCTACGGCCGTCCGGAACAACTCGCTGCCAACGATGGCGATCAGGAGATTCTTGATCGAGTCGTCCATCCGGAAGCGCGCCTGCAACTCCCGGACCTCGGCCGCATCGCCGGCCAGGTGATCCCCGAGGGCGTAGCGCGTCCAGTGCTGGACGTAACAGTCGCGCACGCGGTCGCTCCGGGCGAGTTGCCGCGCCAGGTCGACCCCATCGGCAAAGGTGACTTCTTCACCGCCCGCCAGGCGGAAAGAACCGCTCGCATCGACCGGCCGGCCATTGTCCTCCGCCCGCCAGCGGCCGATCGCGTCGTAGTGCTCGAAGGCGAAGCCGGGAGGGTTGATCCGCTCGTGGCAGGTGGCGCAAATGCGAGATCTGGTCGCCGCCTCGGTCCGCTCACGGTTGGTGCGTTCTGCGGTGAGGGTATCGGGAGGAAGCGCCGCCTCCGCCCCTTCGACGGGCTCGCCGAGCGGCATGCAGGCGAGTCGTTCGAGGACCCGGACGCCGCGCAGGATCGGACCGGGCTGCACCGCATACGCGCCGAGGGCGAGGACCGACGGCAGCGTGAGCACGCCGGCCCGCTCCGTCTCGGGGAACGACGCGGGATAGAGCGTGAGCG comes from Acidobacteriota bacterium and encodes:
- a CDS encoding helix-turn-helix transcriptional regulator yields the protein MAGSLTETAQALKAARLAKGMSQRELSARSGLTQAHISRIENAAVDVRLPNLIELARVLDLEMMLVPRPLAPAVRDIIRSHRSADGRPSARSRPRPAYRLDDDEDAARGRR
- a CDS encoding PQQ-binding-like beta-propeller repeat protein; the protein is MPNARTRLIAVAIAAFCSAAAGFTVALQAEDWPQWRGVNRDAIWRDTGIIDRFPEGGLRATWRVPIRGGFAGPAVAGGRVFVLDYQETPGSRTMDGHERLLVLDEETGAELWQAEWPATYRNIHIKFANGPRVTPTVDGDHVYILGAAGMLSCFDVASGGLVWRVDTTVDYDVTVPAFGVSQAPLVEGDVLIAQLGGEPDAMVVAFDRATGEERWRAIEARYEPGYSSPIVIEEGGVRQLIVWHAGGVASLDPATGEAWWEYEFVVPSGLTISTPVRSGRYLLVSQIENGGLMLALNPDRPAARPLWEGANPDRTDHPPQGATLGTAVMVDGVMYGLSGYGEFRGVDAATGEHLWSTWDMTPLERWGNSYLVQHEDRVLVINETGELLIARFTPGGYEEIDRTLLMTPNMQTQGGASGRWDNRPVLWAHPAFANQHVVVRNETEVARLSMAASDYE
- a CDS encoding DUF1552 domain-containing protein translates to MITRRQALRIGGFGALGATLPGGALPAWAAQEAPPRRLVLVSHCHGWPYETWRMRADGVSETAPWELDLTRLDVSAFSQPLAPLFPHRRRILALDGLSLATAELDTGGNRHDRGWIHAWTGNNANFAARDTRSTSASLDQLVAAHIARPDRMPSLELSVDAALEAGRPIAYTPGGMRLPVENTPPGAWDRVFGPASSGDAVGARRRMALDFAHREYRSLAPRMHGAARARLDSHFGLVERLGGRLEGLATLDCEAPSRPAAAFEQYDRRFDAFADIIAAAFSCDITRVATLTLGEMPTAEFGAAAISDKVHKGIAHYIYDDPAKYAAMTDYVEHHARQVARLVGALEAIPEGDGGSVMDHTLIVWGSELGDGWHGYRHYCPVLIGGEWAFTTGRYLYWPHTTPAEMRVPSQVIARGSTNLCGQPHQRLLVSVARAMGLDVDQVGLGFVRGQRGDFIDVTGPLDRLSV